DNA sequence from the Pungitius pungitius chromosome 16, fPunPun2.1, whole genome shotgun sequence genome:
GTGTAATTGCTGATTGAAAGTCACAAGAAGTGTGTTCTGTCCAGCCACTATGTGTGGGATTCGCAGACTTTTTACAACGCTCCTCTCCTTCTGGGAAGCCAGGGACAGAGTCACAAAGAACAAAGGGTTGATAGATTTCCAGATTCCCAGGATAGTTACATTTTCCACACagaaaacaatacatttgaagAAAGCGTTCCTATTTTTACAGCATTTGTTGTATGAAATGTGCTCAGGTGTACGAGCATGCAGACGGCAGCAAAAGTCTGAAACTTGGagactttggtttggcaacTGTGCTGGACGGTCCCCTCTACACTGTCTGCGGGACCCCGACATATGTAGCACCTGAAATCATCTCAGAAACAGGGTAAGAGCATCAGTAGCAGAGTCGAAGATACATGCTCCATATACAGTAAGAGTTATGTCCAAATGCAGTCAGGCTGCAGGTTACAGATTATCTTTCATCTAACTTAGTTGTGATATGTCATTGTGCAGGTATGGCCTTAAGGTGGACATCTGGGCAGCTGGAGTCATCACCTACATCCTGCTGTGTGGTTTCCCACCCTTTCGAGGGTAAGCAAGATGCCAGATCTATATGCCACTTTCAGATGTCACATTCGGAGTTGTATATGAAGTTCATCAAATGGCTTTTTTACTCCTGAAAACCAAAGgaaaagttttatttatttgtttgcagGAGCAGTGACGATCAGGAAGTGCTTTTTGATCAGATACTAATGGGACAGCTGGAATTCCCCCTACCGTACTGGGACAACGTGTCAGAGACAGCCATGGTAAAACAAGTCTATGTTAGGAAatcatctgtttgtttgtgttgcggCTCGAACCCCCTCGTTTTGAGTGAACTGACTTGACTCGCCCATGTTGGTTtgctgctgaaggagctgaTTCGATCCatgctggaggtggaggtggatcagaGATTTACTGCCCTCCAGGTGCTGGAGCACCCTTGGGTGACCGTAAGTCCAGCGTTAATTCAGTCCAAAAAAAACTGAGTCGTAACATCTTCCTGTGAGGggcttattctttttttcccctcccactCTCGCCTCGCTTGGTGCAGGACGACGGTCTGTGTGAGAACGATCACCAGTTGTCAGTAGCAGGGAAGATAAAGAAGCACTTCAACACAAGTCCGAAAGGCAACGACACCACTGCAGGAGTGTCGGTCATTTCTGTAAGTCACCGCCACTGCAATCCACCGTCCGGGTTTCACACCTCTCAAGCTCTGATTGCCTTGATTTGTATTGagctctgtatttttttttttgcaacttaCCTTTTAAgttattttgttctttctccAAAGACAGAATCCAAGTTTGTATCTTATTCGGTTTTGGTGTCGACTGGTGTTTAAATTGATTGTGCTGgttttttctctgtgttcaGTTGGATGACAGCTTTTCTATGCAGAGGTCTGGCTCGTTGGATTTCTACCAGCACCCGGCCATGTACTGGACAAGGTACGCCAGGTTTCCATAGAGATCCTACCGCGTTGATGGTCACATTTTCAAAGCAAATCAAGCTGGTGTCTATGAaattgctgcccccccccactgtgaagctgctgctgtgctgcctCCACAGCTTTGTCTTTGTCCGTTGTCTTTGTGCTTTGCTTTGTGCTTCTTTCCATACGTCCCCCTGGCTGTAAATaacatatattataatataataacatatttcatGCATAGCATGCATCCTTGTTGTCGTTGTTTTACTAAAGCTTTGGCCCCTGGTGCCTCTGTATGTCAGTGCAAGTTACTGTTTAAATGTCCCTTGTGAATGTGTATCCTTGTGTGTACATTTCTGTGCTGAACATGTATAAAGTTATACCGTGATACAGTGATACCGTAGCTTTCTTTTAAGCTCTCACTACCTAACTCATGGTTGTGTGACTTTATCCACCACTGCTTTATGGAGGACCTAGAAGTTCGTTGTTCTAAAGCTTCATGGCTGTAATCTTACTGGCTGATATCTACAGTACACATACAAttttcattaataaaaaaataattgaatcccTAGTTAACGGTGCAAACATCATCTAAGATAGTAGATGTTAAAGCCGAATCGTTCATTGGGGTTTTGATATAGTATGTGCTTTTAATCCAAAACTCACTGTCCaatttaataacaataaataacttATAGAACATGTGCAAggctctcctggtcctccatACTGGATTACTGTGTGACCACATGACGGCATCAGAGAACATGATTATAACGTTCTCCTGTTCCCCCCCTCGTTCAGGCCCCCCCTCTTGATAAGGAGGGGAAGGTTCTCAGATGAGGACGCTACCCGAATGTGAAGCCACTGCTTTTGCAGATGATGCGGAAGGTGACAGCGGCAACAAcgtcaac
Encoded proteins:
- the dclk1a gene encoding serine/threonine-protein kinase DCLK1a isoform X3, which encodes MLEAEVNGAPASQLSTPHSGKSPSPSPASPGSLSRRQGSQGSSASLSSTKVSGSVEESDETVSEAEVLVDEVPAVPSYISDRYKVGRTLGDGNFAVVRECVEHTTGREYALKIINKGKCRGKEHMIQNEVAILRRVKHPNIVLLIEEVDTYSELYLVMELVKGGDLFDAITSANRYTERDASGMLYNLANAIKYLHCLNIVHRDIKPENLLVYEHADGSKSLKLGDFGLATVLDGPLYTVCGTPTYVAPEIISETGYGLKVDIWAAGVITYILLCGFPPFRGSSDDQEVLFDQILMGQLEFPLPYWDNVSETAMELIRSMLEVEVDQRFTALQVLEHPWVTDDGLCENDHQLSVAGKIKKHFNTSPKGNDTTAGVSVISLDDSFSMQRSGSLDFYQHPAMYWTRPPLLIRRGRFSDEDATRM